TGATCATTTTGTTGTCACCCCAATCTAATTTGATTATACTTACATAATTCCGATTTCACCTTATTATTCCTTTTATGTATTTTATAGAGAAATGAGGTGTTTTATGATGTCTAAACTCACTTTCGGTTATAAAAAACCTACTGTTCAGTATGTATTACGACCTAGTTGCTATGCGGTTATTTTTAATACTACTTGTTCAAAAATGGCTATTATCCAAAAAGGAGAACGTTACTTTTTACCTGGTGGCGGTATGGAGGGTACTGAAAAAAAAGAAGACTGTTTGCATCGTGAATTACAAGAAGAATTAGGTTGGACAATAGAAATCGAGCGATATATCGGTAATGCAGCACGATATTTTTATGCAGAAAAAGAAGATACGTATTATTTAAATGATGGTTATTTTTATATTGCTCAAAAGATACATTCATTTAAAACATATGAAGAAGACCATCTTTTACAATGGATGCCCCCATTACTTGCTAAAGAACATTTATTTCACGACCATCAAAAATGGGCTATTGAACAAGTTCTTTTATTGCAAAAACAAAAAGGATCTCCTTCTATATGAAAGAGATCCTTTTTACCTTTAACTTACTTTTTTCAAATTGAGAGCTGGCTTTTTTATCCCGCCTTTTTTTACCACATATAACCCGATAAATATAACAAGTCCACCAACTAATTGCATCAAGTTTATCGTTTCTCCAATTGTTACTGCCGCAAAAATAACTGCGAACAGTGGAACAAGATACATGTATACCATTACTTTCGTTGATCCTATTTTACTAATACCGACATACCACATTGCGAGTCCAAAGATTGTCGCAAAGACGATAGAATATCCTAACGAACCCCAGCTTGGCATATCTACTGGCCACGTTAACGTATTCACATTAAATAAACAATATACAACAAGAGGTACAATTCCAATTAATGTAGACCATGATGTAACTCTCATTGCAGAATACTTTGTAATAAGAGGCTGCGCCAAAATTGGATACCATCCCCACGCAATTGCCGCGACTAATCCAATTAAATTCCCAAGCCACGCATACTCATATGAAGCTCCTCCTGTATGCCCTGTTAATAAAACAAGTGCTGCACCAATAAAGGACAATATAGAACCAATTTGAACTTTCATCGAAAAACGTTCTTGTTTGTGTAATACCGCTAATATCCCAGTGAAAATAGGTGACATCGCAATCAATAATGAGGCGTTCGTTGCTGAAGTATATTTTACAGACAACATAAACATTGTTTGATACATTGTCGTTCCAACTATACCGACTGCTAATAATCGTAACCAATCTTTTCTTTCAATACGCAATGAGCGTTCCATAAAAAATGTAATAAGTAATAATACCGGAGATGCCACTAAAAATCGTAAACTATTAAATTGAATGGATGACATAAATGCCACACCGTACTTTCCTATCGTATAATTCGCTCCCCATACTAAAGCAACTGATACTAAGAGCCATTCCATTTGCCATCGTTTCATCCGAATCTCCCCTTCCATATTTAGCATAGTAAAATTGGCTGGATATAACACCGTCCAATTGGCTGTTTTTTCACCCAGCCAATTTGCTATAATTGATGTATATAAGAGATGCGGAGGCGTTTTTATGGAATGGAAGCTAGATAGTGACAGTAATGTCCCGATTTATCAGCAAGTTGTTGACTTTATTGAAAGACGCATTATGTACGGAGAGCTTCCTCCAGGTAGCTTCCTCCCTTCAGAACGAAAATTAGCTACTCAGTTAAATGTGAACCGTAGTACTGTAACGACTGCTTATAATGAACTTCGCGCTATGGGGATTGTAGAAAGCACGACTGGACGAGGTACACGTGTAAGTACACATATGTGGGGCGTTTCGCCAACATTAACACCGAACTGGAGAGGATTCGTAGAAGGTGGTACATTTTTACCTAATTTACCGTTACTTCGTCATATTCGAGAACAAGTGCAGCAAAATGGTACTATAATCGATTTCGCAAATGGAGAACTCGGTTGTAATCTCTTTCCGCACGAGCAACTACAAGCCATTTTGCGAGAACAGCCTTTAACACAATCATTAAGCTATGATCATCCGCAAGGCTACCTCCCATTAAGACAAGCGGTAGTAAAATATATGAAGGAGTATTTAAAAATCGAAGCGACAGAGCCATCTATTATGATTACATCTGGCGCACAACAAGCACTTCATCTTATCGTGCAATGTTTATTAAACCCAGGTGATGCAGTAGCGTTTGAAAGCCCATCACACTGTTATTCATTACCGTTATTCCAATCTGCAGGTATTCGTATTTTCCCATTACCTGTTGATAAACACGGGATTAATCCAGACGATGTTCAAGAACTGTACCGTAAACACCGTATTAAAATGATCTTTTTAAATCCAAATTTCCAAAACCCTACGGGAACAATGCTTCATCCAAACCGTAGAAAAAAACTGTTATCTCTTTGTGCGGACTTACGAATTCCAATCGTTGAAGATGATCCGTCCAGTTTGCTCACTTTAGAAAATAAACAACCTTGCCCTACTTTAAAATCAATTGACGAAAACGGAACCGTCATTTATGTACATTCATTATCAAAAATGATTGCACCTGGCCTACGCATCGGTTGGCTTGTCGCCCCGCAGTCGGTAGTAGAGCGACTATCAGATGCACGGCATCAAATGGAATTAGGAATGAGCATATTCCCTCAATGGCTTATGCAACAATTTTTCGAAACTGTTCCATTCCAATCACATATAGCACCATTACGAAAACAACTATCACAAAAAAGAGACGTTATCGTAAATGCGCTAAACGAGCATCTGCAAGATAAAATCTCTTTTTCAAATCCGAATGGCGGAATCTACATATGGGGAAAGCTTAATGAACCGATTAACGAAAAACAGCTTATTATGCAAAGCTTAAAACAAGAAATCGCCTTTATGCCTGGCAGTATTTTCGGCGCAAAAGATGGTTACATTCGTTTATCTTACGGAAAAGTAAATATTCATCAAATTGAGGAAGGAATTTCTCGTTTACGTGAGGCTATTATGGTTTGTGAGAAATGAGTGGGAATTTCCCACTCATTTTTCCAGACTGTTGAAAAGTAAATGACATTTTTTAAAATCTATGCCATTTTTTTAAAATCTCCCGTATAGCAATCGTAAACCCAGAGTTCCCTTCTTGTTCTAAAGCTCGAAAATACAAACTTCTTAAGAAAGATCTTATGTTTTGTTCCAAAATATCATTTTGAGAAGCTGGAGCTTCTTCAATGATTGTAAAGCTATGAAGCCAATTGTTCCATTCTTCTTGGGTTAAGAGATTTTGGTTCCATAATGACACTACGGCCGTCACCAATCTCTCATCCTCAAAGTTTATGTATACGTAATCGTGCAGACGAATCTTATGACGAACAGCTGTAAGGAGTGCATGTGAAAATTCGTGATTTCGTATCGTACGCGCTAAAGCATTTAGCGCATCTGCAGCATGTGCAGTAGAGTGTGCCCAGCCTTTTCCTTCTACGTAACCCCTTACATCTTCTTCTAAATAGACATATTCCAGAACTTGTTCTGCCACACTGTACAGTTGTTCTTCAGATAACAACGGTTCTCTTTCATGAACGGATAAAATAAGTGGTGGAATTAGAATTGAGAAAGCACGCTTAAAAACAGAGTCTGTTCCCTTTTCACCAATTTTATAAAATAAATAATCAGGACTAATTGCTTGTAGCATTAATCCTCTTAATTCTTTTTGCCTAAATACATCATCTGTAATCCAGCGTGCAAGCGTACTATAAATCAATTCATCGCGTAGTTCAGCATCCGGTGATCCGATATAATCTAGCATCCACTGCGCATATGGATATGCGTCAACATCCTCTGGTACAGCGTAATTGTTATT
The DNA window shown above is from Bacillus clarus and carries:
- a CDS encoding PLP-dependent aminotransferase family protein; protein product: MEWKLDSDSNVPIYQQVVDFIERRIMYGELPPGSFLPSERKLATQLNVNRSTVTTAYNELRAMGIVESTTGRGTRVSTHMWGVSPTLTPNWRGFVEGGTFLPNLPLLRHIREQVQQNGTIIDFANGELGCNLFPHEQLQAILREQPLTQSLSYDHPQGYLPLRQAVVKYMKEYLKIEATEPSIMITSGAQQALHLIVQCLLNPGDAVAFESPSHCYSLPLFQSAGIRIFPLPVDKHGINPDDVQELYRKHRIKMIFLNPNFQNPTGTMLHPNRRKKLLSLCADLRIPIVEDDPSSLLTLENKQPCPTLKSIDENGTVIYVHSLSKMIAPGLRIGWLVAPQSVVERLSDARHQMELGMSIFPQWLMQQFFETVPFQSHIAPLRKQLSQKRDVIVNALNEHLQDKISFSNPNGGIYIWGKLNEPINEKQLIMQSLKQEIAFMPGSIFGAKDGYIRLSYGKVNIHQIEEGISRLREAIMVCEK
- a CDS encoding DUF2785 domain-containing protein — its product is MMEVQELKEELQQIKNNNYAVPEDVDAYPYAQWMLDYIGSPDAELRDELIYSTLARWITDDVFRQKELRGLMLQAISPDYLFYKIGEKGTDSVFKRAFSILIPPLILSVHEREPLLSEEQLYSVAEQVLEYVYLEEDVRGYVEGKGWAHSTAHAADALNALARTIRNHEFSHALLTAVRHKIRLHDYVYINFEDERLVTAVVSLWNQNLLTQEEWNNWLHSFTIIEEAPASQNDILEQNIRSFLRSLYFRALEQEGNSGFTIAIREILKKWHRF
- a CDS encoding DMT family transporter, with the translated sequence MKRWQMEWLLVSVALVWGANYTIGKYGVAFMSSIQFNSLRFLVASPVLLLITFFMERSLRIERKDWLRLLAVGIVGTTMYQTMFMLSVKYTSATNASLLIAMSPIFTGILAVLHKQERFSMKVQIGSILSFIGAALVLLTGHTGGASYEYAWLGNLIGLVAAIAWGWYPILAQPLITKYSAMRVTSWSTLIGIVPLVVYCLFNVNTLTWPVDMPSWGSLGYSIVFATIFGLAMWYVGISKIGSTKVMVYMYLVPLFAVIFAAVTIGETINLMQLVGGLVIFIGLYVVKKGGIKKPALNLKKVS
- a CDS encoding NUDIX hydrolase, with amino-acid sequence MMSKLTFGYKKPTVQYVLRPSCYAVIFNTTCSKMAIIQKGERYFLPGGGMEGTEKKEDCLHRELQEELGWTIEIERYIGNAARYFYAEKEDTYYLNDGYFYIAQKIHSFKTYEEDHLLQWMPPLLAKEHLFHDHQKWAIEQVLLLQKQKGSPSI